DNA from bacterium:
ACGACGTGGCGGCGCCCCCCGCGACGCGGTACAGGAAGACGACGTGGTGCCCATCCTCCCGGACGAGGACCTGCAGGTTCGCGACGCGGTCGAGTTGGGACGCGAGTTCGGTCAGCTCGTGATAGTGCGTGGCGAACAGCGCGCGCGCGCCCACGCGGTCGTGCAGGTCTTCCACCACCGCCCACGCCAGGCTCATGCCGTCATAGGTGCTGGTGCCGCGGCCGACCTCGTCGAGGATGACGAGGCTGCGCGGTGTCGCCTGGGTGAGGATCCTGGCGACCTCGATCATCTCCGAGAGAAACGTGCTCCGGCCCGCGGCGAGGTCGTCGGTGGCGCCGACCCTCGTGAAGATCCGGTCGACGACGCCGATCTCCGCCTCCCGCGCCGGCACGAAGCTGCCGATCTGGGCCAGGACGACCGCGAGCGCCGCCTGCCGGATGTAGGTGCTCTTCCCGCCGAAGTTGGGACCCGTGACGATCAGGACCTCTCGGGCCGCCGCGCCGTCGGTGTCGAGCGCGAGGTCGTTGGGCACGAACCGTTCCGGTCCGAGGGCCTGCTCGACCACGGGGTGGCGGCCGGCCGTGATGCGGATCGCCCGGCCGTTCGTCACCCGGGGGCGGACGTACGCGTGGCGGATCGCCGCTTCGGCCAGGGCGGCGTAGACGTCCAGTTCCGCAACCGCTCTCGCGGCGGTCAAGAGCGCGGGCGTGTGCGTGCGGACCTCGTCGCGGACCGCGCGAAACACCTCGTATTCCCGCGCGTTGATGCGCTCCTGCGCCGACAGGAGGAGAGCTTCGCGCTCCTTCATCTCGGCCGTGAGGTAGCGCTCGGCGTTCACCAGCGTACCCTTCCGCACGTAGTCCCGGGGAATGCTGCGCGTGTGCGCCTTGCTGACCTCGATGTAGTAGCCCATGACTTGGTTGTAGCCGACCTTCAGGCTCCGGATCCCGGTGCGTGCGCGTTCCGCGGCTTCGAGGTTGGCCATCCACTCCCGAGCCGACCGGCTGCCGGCCTGCAGGTCGTCGAGCATCGCGTCGAAGCCCGGGCGAATGACGCCCCCGTCTTTCGGCGACATTGGGGCGGCGTCCACGAGCGCGCGGCGCAGCAGGTCCGCGAGCGCGGGCGGCGCCGTCACCGCGGGGAGCAACCGACGGACCGGCTCCACGGGGATCCCGAGCGCGGCCGGGGCGATCCCGGGCAGCGCCTCGGCCGTGTCGCGCAGGGCGGTGAGATCGCGGGGGCCCCCCGTTTCGTGGGCCAGGCGTCCGGTCAGGCGCTCGAGGTCACCGAGTGTTCGGAGGCGTGTCCGGAGCGCCTCGCGCGCTTCGCCGTCGCCCGCGAACGCTTCTACCGCGTCCTGGCGGGCCCCGATCGCGTCCACGTCGACGAGCGGCTGCGACAGCCACCGGCGAAGGAGGCGGCCGCCCATCGGGGTCTCCGTGAGGTCGAGGACGTCGAGCAGCGTCTCGGACGCGCCCCCGTCGCGCGTCGTCCGCCACAGCCCCAGTGCCCGTCGCGTGACGTCATCGAGCACGAGTCCTTCGGTTGGCGGGATGAGCCGGACGCCCCGCAAGTGCGGCAGCGGCCCCTTCTGAGTGTCGCGCAGGTATTGTAGCAGCGCGCCCGCCGCCGCGGTGGCGAGCGGCGCTCGGCGAAGGTCGAAGGCGTCGAGGGATGCGACCTCGAGGTACTCGCGCAGCGTCCGCTCTCCAATCGACGGGTCAAACCGCCACGCGTCATACGGGGTGGCCGTGGCGCCCTCGCTCACCTGGACGTCGTCGCTGGCGCCCTCGGGAACGAGGATCTCGCGCGGTCGCCAGCGGGCGAGCACGTCCTCGAGCCGAAGCGGCGCCGCACCTTCCGTGGCGAGGAACTCGCCGGTGGAAAGGTCCGCGAGCGCGAGTCCCCACGCGTCGCCGCTTGTGGTGGCGGCGGCGAGAAAGTTGTTCTCGCGCGCCGTCAGCAGATCGTCCTCGATGACGGTGCCGGGTGTAACCACGCGCACGACTTCGCGGCGCACGAGATCGCGGGCGTGCGACGGGTCTTCGACCTGATCGCAGATCGCGACGCGGTGCCCGGCGTCGATCAATCGGCGAAGGTACGTGTGCAGCGCGTGGTGCGGGATGCCGCACATCGGGATCCGCTGTCCCTTGGCGACCGGCCGGCTCGTCAGCGTCAACCCCAGCGCGCGCGCGACCACGTGCGCGTCCTCAAAAAAGGCCTCGAAGAAGTCACCGAGCCGGAAGAGGAGAATCGCGTGCGGGTGCTGGTCCTTGAGCGCCTGGTACTGGCGCATCATCGGGGTCAATTCGCTCATCTTCCGAGCCCTCTTCGGCGCGGTGGCGCCCGGTCCTGTCGGTCGGCGGGCCTGGTGCCGCCGATCGCGCGCGCCGGGTCCGCCGTGGCGGGAGGCGGACGCCCCACCGGCGAACAAAAGGTCATGGTCACTCCTGACGTCCCGCCGCCTCAGCGACGGCGACGGCGCAGCGGCCCGCGACGCCGGACAGCACAGCCTGCCGCTCCCGCGGAACCGGTCTCAGCCGCGCCCGAGGCAGTCGCGCATCCGGGCGCGCCGTTCGAGCGCCCGACCGGCGGCCCTGCGGAGAGCCAGCCGGCGGACGCGGCGCGCGCGCGCGCCGACGCGCCTCCACCAGCCGAGAAAGCCACCCTCCCCGGGCAGGCGGTCGCACCCGCCGCGCAGCCCGCGTTGGGCAGGCGCCGTCGCCGTACGAGCCGGAGATCGCGCCCGGGACCCGCCGCCGCTCCCTCGCCGCCGGGCGCTGCTGATGTGCCGGTGTCCTCTGCGGGGCGTACCGTGGGCCCGGCGCTTCCGGCCGCGGGCGACGGCGAGGAGGCGTGGGAGCGCACGCACCTCGAGCAGACCATGTTCGATCTGGCGCGAGCTCACGCCGCCGAGGCGGAGCGCTGCGCCGAGGGCCCCACGCCCGACCGGCCGGGAGAGCGGACGAAGTCGCTCGTGGCCATCCTAATGTCGTATTTCGCCCTCGAGGCGTTCATCAGCATGGTCGGCGGTGACCGGCTCGGGAGTCGGTACCGGTATTACGACCGCATGACGCCGGAAGGCAAGTGGGTCGAAGTGACGCGGCTCGCGAGCAAGACCGGCAATACGTTTGCCGAGAACGGGAGCGAGATGCGGGCCCTCTCGACGCTTCGCTCGTGGCGCAACATGCTCACGCACTACAAGGGCGAGTACGAGGAGGTCGAGCGATCCGATCGCGGGAGCGAGACCCGCACCGATGCCGTGCTCTCGGCCGAAAACGCCGCGCGCGCGGTGGAGATCGCCCGGACGATGTATCGACGGTTCTACGAGTTCGACCGCCGCTCAGCGCCCCGGCAGCTCATCTGGCTCGACGACCGTCGCCACCGTCCCGGGCGCCCGGCATCTGCTGCGCAACCAAGCGAGGACACGCCGGGCGCGATGCAGCGGAGCCGAGCGCGCCCAGCGCAGCCTGAGCCCGCGGCCGGTGGCAGCGAGCGTAGCGAGCGCGCGAGCACGGGTGGTTCTGGTGCACCGGCAGACGCCAGCGCCCCGCAGACAAGCGGTGTGGCGCGCCGCCGCCGTCGAGGCCGTCGGGGTGGGCGGGGCGCCCGATAGATCGCTGCCGGCCCGGCTGCGACGGGGCGGTCCGGGGCATCCCGCGCGTCGCGCCCGATGTCCGCGAGGATGATGGTTGGCCCCGCGTTCGTCGTGATCGCCGGTCCGACCGCTGTGGGCAAGACCGCGATCGCGCTGGCCCTCGCGCGCCGGATGCCCGCTGAGATCGTGTCCGCGGACTCGCGGACCGTGTACCGCGGCATGGACATCGGCACCGCGAAGCCGTCCGCCGCCGATCGTGAGAGCGTCCCGCACCACCTGATCGATGTCGCCGATCCCGGCGAGATCTTCACCCTTGCCGACTACCAGCGACTCGCCACCGCAGCGATCGACGCCATCCGTCGGCGCGGGCGGATCCCGCTGCTGGTCGGCGGCACCGGGCTGTACGTGCGGGCCGTCGTGGATGGGCTGGCGATCCCCGCCGCCGGGCCGGATTGGGCGCTGCGGGCGCGTCTTGAGGAGGAGGAGCGACTCGGTGGCGCCGGCACGCTCCACCGCCGGCTGCTCGAGGTGGATCCGGCCTCGGGCGCGAGGATCCATCCGCGCAACGTGCGGCGGGTCATCCGCGCTCTCGAAGTCTACTATCACACCGGCGCGCCGCTCTCTGCGTTGCAGCGGGACCCGCGCGGGAGCGGGTCGACGCGGCGCGACGCGGCGTCCGGGCGTCCACCCGAACACCGGGGTCGTGAGGCGGAGGACCGGCCGTGTCGTCCGCTGATGGTCGCGTTGACGCTCGACCGGGCGTTGCTCTATGCGCGGATCGATCAGCGCATCGACCGGCAACTCGCGACGGGGTTGGTCGACGAAGTCCGTCGGTTGCTCGACACCGGGTACTCGCCGGCGTTGCCCTCGCTCCAGGGGCTCGGCTACAAGGAGCTCGTCCCCTACGTCGCCGGGCGCGCCACGCTGGCCGACGCGGCGACGCGTCTGCGCCAGAGCACGCGCCGGTACGCGAAGCGGCAGGGGACGTGGCTCCGCGCCGATCCCCGTTATCGGTGGATCGACGTGGACGACCGGTCGCCGGACGTGGTCGCCGGCGAGATTTCTGCTATGATGACGGAGGGCCGATCGACGGCGCCCCACGAGCACCCCGGGAGGTCTTGATGCAGATCGCGACGAATGCAGAAGATTCCGCCGTACCTGTTCGCCGACCTCGATCGCAAGCGCGCGCAGCTCCGGGCGAAGGGCGTGGACGTGATCAGCCTCGCCATCGGTGACCCGGATCTGCCGACGCCGGACCACATCATCGAGGCCCTCACGCGCGCCGCGCACGACCCGGCGACGCACCAGTACCCTCCGTACGAGGGAACGCGTCAGTACCGCGGAGCGGTCGCAGACTGGTACGCGCGGCGCTTCGGGGTGACGCTCGATCCGGAGTCCGAGGTGCTCGCGTTGATCGGGTCCAAGGAGGGGCTTGCGCACGTGCCGTGGGTGTTCATCAACCCGGGGGACGTGGCGCTCGTGAGCGATCCGGGATACCCAGTGTACGCGACGGCGACCGTGATGGCGGAGGGCGAACCCTATCCCGTGCCGATGAGCCCGGAGCGGGGGTGGGTCCCCGACCTGGGCGCGGTGCCGGCGGAGATCGCGCGGCGTGCCAGGGTGATGTTTCTCAACTACCCGAACAACCCGACGGCGGGAACGGCGGACCTCGCGTTCTTCTCGGAGGCCGTCGAGTTCGCCAAGCGCTGGGACCTGCTCGTCGTCCACGACAACACCTACTCAGAAATCGGCTACGATGGGTACCGTCCGCCGAGCTTCCTTCAGGCGCCGGGCGCGAAGGACGTGGGCATCGAACTGCACTCGCTGAGCAAGACGTACTGCATGACCGGGTGGCGCATGGGATTCGCGGTCGGTAACCGCGACGCGATCCGGGCGCTCGGGACGCTCAAGACCAACATCGACAGCGGGCAGTTCGTCGCCATCCAAACGGCCGGCGTCGCCGCCCTGACCGGGCCCGACGGACCGACCCGAGAGCGCGTCGCGATCTGGCAGAAGCGCCGGGACATGGTCGTGGCCGGGCTTCGTCAGGTGGGGCTCGATGTAACGCGGCCGCGCGCGACGTTTTACCTGTGGGTGCCCGTGCCCGCAGGGTACGACTCGGTCGGCTTCGCCGGTCACCTGCTCGAGCACGCCGGTGTCGTGGTCACACCCGGCACCGGCTACGGCGCGCGCGGCGAGGGGTACGTCCGGATCTCGCTCACGGCGCCCGACGATCGATTCGTGGAGGCGATCCGCCGGATCGGGATGGCGTTGGGCCCTGCGCCCGAGGGCCGTCCGGTCGAGTCCCGCGGTCGTCGGTAAGCCCGCCACGCGAACCACCGGCGCACCGCTCGGGCACAAGCTTCGTCGCGGCCTCGACCGCGCCGACCGCGATCTGGACGCGGGCGGGGCGGTTGCGGACGTCGATGGCGTGGGTCCGGAGCGCGCGGTGCTCGTCGGGCTCGCCGGGCGAGCCGAGGATGATGCGGAGACCCTGCAGGAACTCGCGCGGCTGACCGAAACAGCCGGCGCGGTCGTCGCCGATACCGTCGTGCAGCGGCGCACCCGCCCGGACCCCGCCACGTGGGTGGGCGCCGGCAAGATCGAGGAAGTCCGAGCGCGCGCGCGGACGGCCGGTGCCGGGGTCGTGATCTTCGACCACGAACTATCGCACGCCCAGCAACGCAACCTCGAGCGAGCGCTCGAGACGAAGGTGCTCGATCGGACGGCGCTCGTGCTCGACATCTTCGCGCAGCGCGCCCGAACCCGCGAGGGCCGCCTCCAGGTGGAACTGGCGCAGATGACCTACCTCCTGCCGCGGCTTGCCGGACGGGGCGTGCTGCTGTCGCGCTTGGGCGGAGGGATCGGGACCCGGGGCCCCGGCGAAACCAAGCTCGAGGTGGATCGCCGCCGGATCCGGACCCGGATCACCGAACTGCGCGGGGAGATCGCCGCGCTCGGCCGCCACCGCCATCAACAGCGGCAGTCGCGCCGGGACGCGGCGCTGCCCGTGGTCGCGCTCGTGGGCTACACCAACGCAGGCAAATCGACGTTGCTGAACACGCTCACCCACGCCGGCGTGTATACCGCGGACAAGCTGTTTGCGACGCTCGACCCGACGACGCGCCGCGTCGTGCTGCCAAACCACCGGCCGATCCTCCTCGTGGACACTGTCGGGTTCATCCAGAAACTGCCCCACGACCTGGTGGCTGCGTTCCGGGCCACGCTGGAGGAGGTTACGGAGGCCGACATGCTGGTGCACGTGATCGACGCCGGGCATCCGCGGTGGATGGAGCAGCGGGCGGCGGTTGAGCAGGTGCTCCGGGAGCTCGGGGCGGAGGGGCGCCCGACCGTCATCGCGCTCAACAAAGCGGATCGGTTGTCGTCTGAGGCGCTGCGGGACATCGTGGCCGAGGTGCCTGATGGCATTCCGATCTCCGGCCTCCGAGGGGTCGGGCTGTTGAATCTCCTGCGCGCGATCTCGCGGCACCTGCCGGACCCCGTGCGGCGCGTGAAGCTGCTGGTGCCCCACGCCGATGCTGGCGTGCTGGCGACGATCTATGAAGGCGGGCGTGTGGTCGCGCGAGAGGATCGGGGCGACGGGGTTGCCGTGGACGTGGACCTGCCGTCGACGACGATTCGCCGGCTCCGGCGGTACCTGGTGGACCCGCTGGTGTCCGACGCGTTGTGACCCCCGGCACTCCCTGCGGCGCGTGGCCGGCGTCGGATCTTCCGGGTGCCGAGGCTAGGGCAGGCGGCGGATCAGCGCGATCGCTTTCCCGAGCACGGTCACGTCCCGCGCGATGATCGGTGACATCGCGCTGTTCTCCGGCTGCAGCCGGATGTGGTCGCGTTCCCGGTAGAAGCGCTTGACCGTCGCTTCGTCGCCGATCATCGCGGCCACGATCTCGCCGTTGTTCGCGGTGGCCTGTTGGCGCACGACCAAATAGTCGCCTTCGTAGATCCCGGCGTCGATCATGCTGTCGCCGCGGACCCGCAGGATGAACGACGCATCCTCGCGGACGAAGTCCTTGGGGAGCGGGAACACATCTTCGACGTTCTCCTCGGCGAGGATCGGCTGCCCGGCCGCGATCCGGCCCAGCACCGGCACATTGACCACGCGCTTGGGCGGCTGGCTCGCGCCGTCCTTGAGGATTTCGATCGCCCGCGGCTTACTCGGATCTCGGTGAATAAAGCCCTTCTTCTCGAGCGCGGCGAGGTGACTGTGGACGGTCGAGCTACTGGTCAGTCCGAGCGCGGTCCCGATCTCACGAACCGACGGCGGGTATCCCCGCTGTTGCATGCTGTCCAGGACGTAGGTCAGGATCTCCCGTTGGCGTTTCGTTAGCCCTTTGCCCACGTGCGCTCCCCCCGGTCTCCCGTGTACAGGCGCACGGATTATAGCACATGGCGGATGACAAATGCAAACAGATGTTCGCCGGCTGTGGATTGGTGTGGATAACCGCGTCTGAGCCAAGTCGCGCGAGCGGCCGATGCGTGGACGCACATCTGCCCTCACGACTATGCGATCGTTTGTTGGTGGTGCCGTGCTTAGACCGTGGCTCCGCCGTCAACGACGATGACTTGCCCCGTGATGAAGTTGTCGGCCGTGGCCAGCGCCAGCGCGATGTGGGCGATGTCGTCGGGGCGGCCGATGCGCTTGGAGGGAAACGATGGCACGCGGTAGGCGTTCGTCGTCTCCCGGCCCGCGTGCCAGCGGGTTTCGATCAGGCCGGGCGCGATCGTGTTGACCGTGATCCGCGGTGCGAGCACGCGCGCGAGCGAGCGGGTCATCACGTGAATCGCACCCTTGCTGGCCGCGTAGGCGATCGAGCTGCCGGCCCCGTTCACGCCCGCGACGGAGCCGATGTTGATGATGCGGCCCTCGTTCATGACCTTTGCAGCGGCGCGCGTCACGAAGAACGTGCCTTTGACGTTGACGGCCAGGATCCGATCCCAGACGTCCTCGGTCAGGCCGTCGAGGTTCGCGTGGTCGACGAACGTCGTCGTGCCCGCGTTGTTGACGAGAATGTCGAGCCTGCCAAGATCGCGGACAACGTGCGCAATCATCGCCTCGACCTCGCCCAACCGCGCGATGTCCGCTTGCACGGTGATCGCGCGGCCGCCGCGCGAGCGGATCTCCCGCGCCGTCGCGTCCGCGTCGGCCTCCGAGCGGCTGTAGTTGACCGCAACGGTGGCGCCGCTGCCGGCGAAGGCGAGGGCGATGGCACGGCCGATGCCGGTGCCGCCTCCGGTGACGAGGGCTACCCGATTGTCCAACGCGTGGCTCATGTCCGAGAAGATACGCTGGCGGGGCGCAGGG
Protein-coding regions in this window:
- the mutS gene encoding DNA mismatch repair protein MutS, with the protein product MSELTPMMRQYQALKDQHPHAILLFRLGDFFEAFFEDAHVVARALGLTLTSRPVAKGQRIPMCGIPHHALHTYLRRLIDAGHRVAICDQVEDPSHARDLVRREVVRVVTPGTVIEDDLLTARENNFLAAATTSGDAWGLALADLSTGEFLATEGAAPLRLEDVLARWRPREILVPEGASDDVQVSEGATATPYDAWRFDPSIGERTLREYLEVASLDAFDLRRAPLATAAAGALLQYLRDTQKGPLPHLRGVRLIPPTEGLVLDDVTRRALGLWRTTRDGGASETLLDVLDLTETPMGGRLLRRWLSQPLVDVDAIGARQDAVEAFAGDGEAREALRTRLRTLGDLERLTGRLAHETGGPRDLTALRDTAEALPGIAPAALGIPVEPVRRLLPAVTAPPALADLLRRALVDAAPMSPKDGGVIRPGFDAMLDDLQAGSRSAREWMANLEAAERARTGIRSLKVGYNQVMGYYIEVSKAHTRSIPRDYVRKGTLVNAERYLTAEMKEREALLLSAQERINAREYEVFRAVRDEVRTHTPALLTAARAVAELDVYAALAEAAIRHAYVRPRVTNGRAIRITAGRHPVVEQALGPERFVPNDLALDTDGAAAREVLIVTGPNFGGKSTYIRQAALAVVLAQIGSFVPAREAEIGVVDRIFTRVGATDDLAAGRSTFLSEMIEVARILTQATPRSLVILDEVGRGTSTYDGMSLAWAVVEDLHDRVGARALFATHYHELTELASQLDRVANLQVLVREDGHHVVFLYRVAGGAATSSYGIHVARLAGVPEPVIRRAREVLAGLERAAAGARPVRGRRGPSRGQQLALALPSPVEEAVRAADLATMTPLDALNFLSKLRAMLDVPGAAADANPPRGDAPGGTVVPFPGPGAPRTGAS
- the miaA gene encoding tRNA (adenosine(37)-N6)-dimethylallyltransferase MiaA, with protein sequence MMVGPAFVVIAGPTAVGKTAIALALARRMPAEIVSADSRTVYRGMDIGTAKPSAADRESVPHHLIDVADPGEIFTLADYQRLATAAIDAIRRRGRIPLLVGGTGLYVRAVVDGLAIPAAGPDWALRARLEEEERLGGAGTLHRRLLEVDPASGARIHPRNVRRVIRALEVYYHTGAPLSALQRDPRGSGSTRRDAASGRPPEHRGREAEDRPCRPLMVALTLDRALLYARIDQRIDRQLATGLVDEVRRLLDTGYSPALPSLQGLGYKELVPYVAGRATLADAATRLRQSTRRYAKRQGTWLRADPRYRWIDVDDRSPDVVAGEISAMMTEGRSTAPHEHPGRS
- a CDS encoding LL-diaminopimelate aminotransferase, whose protein sequence is MQKIPPYLFADLDRKRAQLRAKGVDVISLAIGDPDLPTPDHIIEALTRAAHDPATHQYPPYEGTRQYRGAVADWYARRFGVTLDPESEVLALIGSKEGLAHVPWVFINPGDVALVSDPGYPVYATATVMAEGEPYPVPMSPERGWVPDLGAVPAEIARRARVMFLNYPNNPTAGTADLAFFSEAVEFAKRWDLLVVHDNTYSEIGYDGYRPPSFLQAPGAKDVGIELHSLSKTYCMTGWRMGFAVGNRDAIRALGTLKTNIDSGQFVAIQTAGVAALTGPDGPTRERVAIWQKRRDMVVAGLRQVGLDVTRPRATFYLWVPVPAGYDSVGFAGHLLEHAGVVVTPGTGYGARGEGYVRISLTAPDDRFVEAIRRIGMALGPAPEGRPVESRGRR
- the hflX gene encoding GTPase HflX, whose protein sequence is MGPERAVLVGLAGRAEDDAETLQELARLTETAGAVVADTVVQRRTRPDPATWVGAGKIEEVRARARTAGAGVVIFDHELSHAQQRNLERALETKVLDRTALVLDIFAQRARTREGRLQVELAQMTYLLPRLAGRGVLLSRLGGGIGTRGPGETKLEVDRRRIRTRITELRGEIAALGRHRHQQRQSRRDAALPVVALVGYTNAGKSTLLNTLTHAGVYTADKLFATLDPTTRRVVLPNHRPILLVDTVGFIQKLPHDLVAAFRATLEEVTEADMLVHVIDAGHPRWMEQRAAVEQVLRELGAEGRPTVIALNKADRLSSEALRDIVAEVPDGIPISGLRGVGLLNLLRAISRHLPDPVRRVKLLVPHADAGVLATIYEGGRVVAREDRGDGVAVDVDLPSTTIRRLRRYLVDPLVSDAL
- the lexA gene encoding transcriptional repressor LexA; protein product: MGKGLTKRQREILTYVLDSMQQRGYPPSVREIGTALGLTSSSTVHSHLAALEKKGFIHRDPSKPRAIEILKDGASQPPKRVVNVPVLGRIAAGQPILAEENVEDVFPLPKDFVREDASFILRVRGDSMIDAGIYEGDYLVVRQQATANNGEIVAAMIGDEATVKRFYRERDHIRLQPENSAMSPIIARDVTVLGKAIALIRRLP
- a CDS encoding SDR family oxidoreductase, producing the protein MDNRVALVTGGGTGIGRAIALAFAGSGATVAVNYSRSEADADATAREIRSRGGRAITVQADIARLGEVEAMIAHVVRDLGRLDILVNNAGTTTFVDHANLDGLTEDVWDRILAVNVKGTFFVTRAAAKVMNEGRIINIGSVAGVNGAGSSIAYAASKGAIHVMTRSLARVLAPRITVNTIAPGLIETRWHAGRETTNAYRVPSFPSKRIGRPDDIAHIALALATADNFITGQVIVVDGGATV